CCGACGTCGGGGAGCTCCTCCACACCGCCCGGCGCCTCCTCGCCAATCCGGAGGAGGCCCGGCGGCGGGGTACTGCGGCGCGTGAAGCGGCCCTCGCACGCTACAGCCTGGGCAGGTTCCTGGCTGACTGGGACGCGGTCCTTGCGGAGCTGCGGCCCCGGCGTCTGGCCAGCAGAAGCCCGGGTGACGGCGAACCGTCCAGTGAACGTCAGGAAGAGCAGATCCTTGTTCCGGCGCGAGAGAGGAAGTCCCCATGAGAATCTCCATGGTTTCAGAACATGCCAGCCCGCTGGCCGCGCTGGGCGGAGTGGACGCCGGTGGCCAAAACGTCCACGTTGCAGCATTGTCGGAGGCCCTCGCCGCCCGGGGCCACAGCGTCACCGTCTACACCCGGCGCGACGCACCGCAACTGCCCCGGCGGGTGCCGGTGGGCCCACGGCTCGAGGTGGTCAACGTGGACGCCGGGCCTGCCCGCCACATCCCCAAGGATGAGCTGCTCCCGTTTATGGGGGCTCTCGCGGACGGCATCGCCACGGACTGGGGCCAGCAGCCGCCGGACGTGGTCCACGGCCATTTCTGGATGTCGGGTCTCGCGGCGCTGGACGCTGCCGGCCGGTATGCGGGCTTCCGGGTCCCGGTGGTCCAGACGTTCCATGCGCTGGGCACCGTCAAACGCCGGCACCAGGGCGCCGATGACACCAGCCCGCGGGAGCGCCGCTGGCTGGAACCGGGCGTGGGACGTTCCGCTGACCGGATCATCGCCACCTGCCCGGATGAAGTTTTCGAACTCCGGGCCATGGGCATCGACACGGCCAAGGTATCCGTTGCGCCGTGCGGCGTGGACCTTGGACTTTTCACGGCCGACGGGCCGGTCGCCCCGCGGCCGCGCAGCCACCGCATCCTCTCGGTGGGGCGCCTGGTGCCCCGCAAGGGCGTTGACCTGGTGATCCGTGCGCTTCCGCAGCTCGCCGCGGCGGGCTATGACGACGTCGAACTCCTGATCGTGGGCGGCGGTGCCGAGGCGGGGCTGCTGGAGTCCGATCCGGAGGTGCGCCGCCTCCTGGCGTTGGCCGCGGAACTCGGTGTCAGGGACAAAGTGACCCTGCTGGGCCACGTGCCCCGGGCTGAGATGCCGGCGATTTTCCGCAGCGCTGACGCCGTGGTGTGTGCCCCCTGGTACGAGCCTTTCGGGATTGTCCCGTTGGAAGCAATGGCGTGCGGGGTCCCCGTGGTGGCTGCCGCCGTCGGTGGCCTCCGCGACACCGTTGTGGACGGCGGCACGGGGATCCACGTCCCGCCGCGGGATCCGCAGGCCATCGCCTCCGCGCTGACACGCCTGCTCGGCGAGCCCGCACTGCGCGCAGAACTGGGCGCGGCCGGGCA
The window above is part of the Pseudarthrobacter sp. IC2-21 genome. Proteins encoded here:
- a CDS encoding glycosyltransferase, whose product is MRISMVSEHASPLAALGGVDAGGQNVHVAALSEALAARGHSVTVYTRRDAPQLPRRVPVGPRLEVVNVDAGPARHIPKDELLPFMGALADGIATDWGQQPPDVVHGHFWMSGLAALDAAGRYAGFRVPVVQTFHALGTVKRRHQGADDTSPRERRWLEPGVGRSADRIIATCPDEVFELRAMGIDTAKVSVAPCGVDLGLFTADGPVAPRPRSHRILSVGRLVPRKGVDLVIRALPQLAAAGYDDVELLIVGGGAEAGLLESDPEVRRLLALAAELGVRDKVTLLGHVPRAEMPAIFRSADAVVCAPWYEPFGIVPLEAMACGVPVVAAAVGGLRDTVVDGGTGIHVPPRDPQAIASALTRLLGEPALRAELGAAGQRRARSRYSWQRVAAETEKAYELAVAAMPAGQVRMEGVAL